The sequence below is a genomic window from Perca fluviatilis chromosome 13, GENO_Pfluv_1.0, whole genome shotgun sequence.
ctttagttactagttactttagttactagttactttagttactctctacattcatctgttccagctttagttactagttactttagtatctacacattcatctgttccagctttagttactagttactttagttcccctacattcatctgttccagctttgttactagttactttagttactcacaCATTCATCGTACAGTTAGTTACTAGATACGTActtctacattcatctgttccagctttagttacagttactttagttatctacattcatctgttccagcttttagttactaTTACTTAGTTACCTCAACATTCATCCGTTAGCTTtagtactagttactttagtaccATACACATAATTAGTACATACTTagactagttactttagtaccTACATTCATCcgtccagctttagttactagttacttagttactcctacattcatctgttccagctttagttactagttactttattctcctacattcatctgttccactagttacttagttactttagttacctacaacattcatctgttacagctttagttactagttactttagttactccgcatCATCATctgcagctttagttactagttactttagttactcactacatccatctgttccagctttagttactagttactttagttaatctacacatctgttccagctttagttactttagttaattctACATTCATccgttccagctttagttactagttactttagttacaatagttactcgctacattcatctgttccagctttagttactagttactttagttaattcgctacattcatctgttccagctttagttactagttactacactccgctacattcatccgttccagctttagttactagttactttagttacctctacattcatctgttacagctttagttactagttactttagttactagttactttagttactctacatctcatctgttccagctttagttactagttactttagttattcgctacattcatctgttccagctttagttactagttactttagttactcccacATTCATCTGCTCCAGCTTtagtactagttactttagttacagcACACAGACAAGTTATAAACACGATAGTAAAACAACACAATCCAATCATACAAccatcacaaaacacacaccaatAATAAATCCCCACCccactaaaaataaataaacacaaccaCATCCAACAACACAACCATCAACAACAACCACACCACacaatcaaaaaaataaaatcaataactCCACAAACACCACATCAAACACATCACAACCAAAACCACATACCAAAAACAAATACCAacaaaacaccaacacaaacccCACAAAAAACcacaacataaaacatacaaacacaaaaatacacagatacacataccgaaaacaataccacacacacaatagatacATAAGATACCAATacgacacacagatacacacatactgacacacagatacacacatactgacacacagatacacacatactgacacacagatacacacacagatacacacatactgacacacagatacacacacagatacacacatactgacacacagaaacacacatactgacacacagatacacacatactgacacacagatacacacatactgacacacagatacacacacagatacacacatactgacacacagaaacacacatactgacacacagatacacacatactgacacacagatacacacatactgacacacagatacacacagatacacacatactgacacacagatacacacacagatacacacatactgacacacagaaacacacatactgacacacacatacagcacatactgacacacagatacacacatactgacacacagatacacacatactgacacacagatacacacatactgacacacagatacacacatactgacacacacatacacacacagacagacacacacacagacagatacacacacacacacacacacacacacagaaagacacagacacacacacaacacacacacacacagacacacacacacacagagacacacacacacacacttcccctcCGGCcccctgcagacagacaggttttgAAGTGCTAGCCAGGAAGTGACCCTTCCAGCGACAGCTCTGATTGGTGGGagagaaaatgtatttacatcttGATTGTTATTGTGTGCAGAGTGTCTCAGGTGGTATGGAGAGGAAACAAGTCCCATGAGCTGTTTAAGATAACTAGGGTATGGAGAGGAGAAGGgtcctctccttccctcctctccttccctccttccctccttctctcctcccctcctcctcctctccttcccccTATCCCGATCTGTCCGAAATAACTTGgtgatctctctctctgaaattaAGGGAACAAAACGGGAAACAAAAGGAAAGTAGAAGAGCGcacagaaagaagagagagaagaaaaccaGCTGGctgacatttcatttatttcctcCGATGAAAACTAAACATGCAAATAGCTTTTGAACATATTGCATTATATTATCTCTAACGTGTTATGAAATACAAGTTATTTACTGCTTTTAGTTATTGTAACCTGTCACTGAAACCATTTCATACGTCTCCTCTGACATCTGGAAACATTTTGAATTCCTTTTAAAAAAGGCACTGAACTCGATATTCAGAACATTCATACGGCCACTAAACCACtaaataagacacacacacacacacacacacacacacacacacacacacacacacacacacacacacacacacacacacacacacacaacacacacacacacacacacacacacacacacacacacacacacacacacacacgtttggtGCGCAACTTTGtggtcattgacataatgcatccCCCTtcaccctaaccttaaccatcacaactaaatgcctaaccttaactcataccctcaccctaaccataacctaattctaaccctaaccctaaaaccaagtcttaaccctcaaacagccctttaaacttggtCCAGCATTTTGCCCCATAACTGACCACAtatatactacacacacagacacacagacatgccacacacaaacacacacacacacagacaacacacacacacacacacacatacacagacacacacacacacacatacacagacacacacacacacacagacatgcacgcagacacaaacacacacacacacagacacacacagacacacacacacacacacagacacacacacacacacagacatgcacgcagacacaaacacacacacacacacacaacagacacacacagacacacacaaacacacacacacacacacacagacatgcacgcagacacaaacacacacaacacacacacacagacacacacaacacacacacacacacacacacagaaatgcacgcagacacacacacagacatgcacacagacacaaacacacacacacacagacacacacagacaacacacacacacaaaacacacacacacacaacagacatgcacgcagacacaaacacacaccacagacacacacagaacacacacacacacacacacagaaatgcacgagcacacacacacacacacacatgcacgtgacacacacacacacacatgcacggacacagacacacacagacacagatgcagacacacacacacacacacacacacacagacatgccgagacacagatacagacacacacagacacaacacaaacacacacacacacacacagacatgcaccagacacagacacacacacacacacacacacacacacagacacacagacatgacccgacacaaacacacacacacacacacacacacacacacacagacacacagacaacacacacacacacacacacacacacacacacacacacacagacacacagacatgcacgcagacacaaacacacacacacagacacacagatatgcacacacacacagacacacagatatgcacgcagacacagatacagacacacacacacacacagacacacacgcacagacacacacacatgcactcagacacagacacacacacatgcactcagacagacacacacacacacacacacacacacacacacacacacacacacacacacacacacacacacacaggcgtgTTTGAACTGAACCGTAAGgccatgtgtttgtttgttcctaccctctaatgGTTCTCAAACGCATCATTTCCTATGTTTTTgcagcttttttcttctttttttaacgtttttgtctcttacttcaactttattattattatttttcaacattgtggcatatttttttacactttttttggggggggatgtttttgatttatttaatgctttctctgtttttttgaCACTTAAAGACATTTCTTTTGCACTTTTGCAGACGTTTTTTGgcccttttttcaacgtttgtgGTTCATGTGTATTATATGAACAATGTTTATTTGTTAATTATTGATACTGAAGTGAGGCTCCACAGGGTCCAGTTGTTTTAAAGGGGGGTCAGTGGGATTCTTCTGGCTAAAAGGTGTGTCTCATATTCTGGTATGTgtgatttatttgtgtgtgtgtttccatcccCTTCAACAGAAAACAGAGTGCATTGTGGGCGGCTGGGTGTTGGTCTGGGCCCCCCGGGAGAGTTTTCTGTTCTCATATCTAAACCGGAGGAGGTAACGGGGGCAGTTTGGGTAGGGCTAGGCTCCAACACTGTTTAGATAAAGTGGATATATAAGTCATCTTTCATACAGGGATCTCTAATGAGCTGGAACAGCCAACAGTGGAGACATGCTATCTATGTTCAtagagttcacacacacacacacacacacacacacagatacacacacacagatacacacacacacacacgcagacacacagacatatacacacacagacatatatacacacacacacagacacacgcacagacacacgcgcacacacacaaacacataggcctacacacacatacatacagatacacacacacacacacacacacacacacacacacacacacacacaaacaaacacataggcctacacacacatacatacagatacacacacacacacacgcacacacacaaacacataggcctacatacagatacacacacacacacacacacacgcacacacacgcacacagacatatacacacacacatacatatatacacacacacacacacacacacacacaaaacacacgcacacacacacacatagacacgcagacacacacacatacatacagacacatacacacagacatgtacacacagacagaaatatatacacacacacaaaaacgcacacacacacacacacacacacacacagacacgcagacacacacacaaatgcagacacacacacagacacacacgcacacacacaaacttacacacacatgcagacagacacacaccacacacacacgcagacacagacgcacgcacacacacacgtgcacgcagacacacacaaagtaaagTTAAGATAATGAGGGAGGGCAAAacgaagagaggaaagaaacggtaaggatggaggaggaaagggaggaAAGGGAGGAAAGGAACAGCGGGAcggaaaaggagaggaggatgaggaggagaaaggaaggaaggaaaaaaatgaaGGAGACAAtgtaaaggaaagggggaaagaaaggaagaagagaGATGGGAGAggatctatctatgtatctggAGGATTTAACTCACATAAACAGAGCAGACTTTCTTTTTAAGCTTAAACTTCTCAGAATCTCTAACatatctctttctttctttctttctttctttctttctttctttctttctttctttctttctctctctcactctcttaaCTTCGGGCAGAAACGGAGACCTATGGAAAACAAACCTCCTGATTGGATCTTATCAGTCATGACGTGTCTGTCGCTGATTCGCCGAGCCTCTCTCACGTGACCCTTCCCCGGAAAAACAAACCCCAGCAGCCTCGGCTAGGACAACGTCGTGTTACAGCCTGATAAAGAGCTCTTCACCCCCCCCCAGCTCACTCTGGTACTTCCGGCGTCTCTCCTCCATATTTTTGGGTTGCCGTTTTCGACGTCTCTGTCTCTTATTTGTCCCGCATGGAGAAAGAGGAGGCGCTGCGGAGCCTGCTGCAGATGTCAGCCGCAGTGGCTCAGATGAACTCGGACTTCTGCGCCGCTGCCGCCGCCTACATGCGCCGGCGGAGGGATATTCTCCGGGCGCTGCAGCGGCTacggtggaggaggaggaaccggcggcggcggcggcccGCAGCGGAGCGCCGGTTCTGGGTGAGGCCGGGCAGGAGCACCGCGTGGTGGGACCGCTTCACCAGCGGAGCCGCGGCTCCGGAGGAGTGGACGGAGAACTTCCGCATGTCCCGAGAGGCTCTGGTGCAGCTCAGCGACAGGCTGCGGCCGCACGTGCAGGGAGAGACGACGAAGATGCGCGCGCCCGTGGATGTTTTGACAAAAGTCGCGTGCACGCTGTTCTACCTGAGTGACGAGGGCAGGCTCCGGAAGACCGCGGACGCGTTCGGCCTGTCCCGGTCCTCCGTTTCAGTCTTCATCAGACAGGTAACtgagtaacgttacatgtaCTCAAGTACTGGGGTAACTAAGTAACGTTACATGTACTCACGTACTGGGGTAACAGGTAACTAAGTAGCTTCTCATGCACCCTGACTTATAgatttggacacacacacacacacagatacacacacgcgcagacgcacacacagaaacacacacacacgcatgcatgcacacaccaatacacgcgtgcacgcacgcatgcatgcatacacacatgcatacatgcacacacagacacacacacacacgcatgcatgcacacaccaacacacacgcagacacacacacacacacgcagatgcacagaaacaaacacacaccaacacacaaacacacacacacacgcacacacaccaacacacacaaatgcacacacaccaacatacacatatgcacagaatcacacacaagcacaacatgtatacatgcacaaacacaaacacacacacaccaacatgtatgcacccacacacacacacacacaccaacatgtatgcacccacacacacacacacacaaacacacaccaacatgtatgcacacacacacaccaacatgtatgcacccacacacacacacacaaacacacacccacacacacacacacacacacacacacaccaacatgtatgcacccacacacaccaacatgtatgcacccacacacacacacacacacacacacacacacacacacacacacacacacacaccaacatgtatgcacacacacaccaacatgtatgcacccacacacacacacacacccacacacacacacacaccaacatgtatgcacacacacacaccaacatgtatgcacccaacacacacacacacacacacacacacacacacacacacacacacacacacacacacacacacacacaccaacatgtatgcacccacacacatacacacaaacacacaccaacacaccgtTGAAACCGCGGAAACCAGGTAATGATATGAGTAAATATTATATATCGGTGTCTGAAGATatgttatgtgtgtctgtgtctgtgtggtatGTTATGATATGGTGTCCCCCGCTGCAGGTGTGCCGGGCGGTCTCGGTCTTCCTGGGCCCGGACCTCATCCGGACGCCGAGCAGCCAACAGGAAGTGGAGGACCTGGCGGGGCTTCGGCCGGGCCCACGGGCTGCCGCAGTGCCTCGGCGCCGTGGACTGCACGCACGTGGCGGTGAAGCAGCCGGCGCTGCGGCCCTCGGACTACATCAACGCCGCCGGGGCGCACTCGCTCAACGTGCACGCTCTCTGCGACTACAAGGCCTGCTTCCTGGACGTGGTGGTGAGGTGGCCCGGGGGCGCGCGCGACGCTCGCATCTTCGCCGAGTCCAAGCTCAGCGCCGAGCTGAGGGACGGGACGATCCCACCGTGCCCCAGAGAGCTGCTGCAGGTAGGGGGGCATCTGGGAACATCTGGGGGCATCTGGGGGCATCTGGGAACATCTGGGAACATCTGGGGGACATCTGGGGGCATCTGGGGACATCTGGGGGCATCTGGGGGCATCTGGGGACATCTGGGGACATCTTGGGCGCAACATCTGGGGGGCATCTGGGAACATCTGGGGGCATCTGGGGGCATCTGGGAACATCTGGGGACATCTGGGGAACATCTGGGGAACATCTGGGGCATCTGGGGGCATCTGGGGGACATCTGGGGACATCTGGGGACATCTGGGGGCATCTGGGGACATCTGGGGGCATCTGGGAACATCTGGGGCATCTGGGGACATCTGGGGCATCTGGGAACATATGGGGACATCTGGGACATCTGGGGACATCTGGGGACATCTGGGGACATCTGGGAACATCTGGGGGCATCTGGGGACATCTGGGGGCATCTGGGAACATATGGGGACATCTGGGACATCTGGGGGCATCTGGGGGACATCCGGCGGTTTTTGGGACGTTTATGTTACTTATTTAGTAATTCTTTTGacgttgtgtgtttttttttttacttttgaggctattttgaaatttttgggacatttttgttAGACTGTTGACACGTTCATGTTActtattttgtgattttttttgccttttttacaaaaaacattttcacgacgtctttaaaaatatatatattatattagggCCTAAAAACTGATCTCAGAGTAGTAAAAAAGT
It includes:
- the LOC120570991 gene encoding uncharacterized protein LOC120570991; the protein is MEKEEALRSLLQMSAAVAQMNSDFCAAAAAYMRRRRDILRALQRLRWRRRNRRRRRPAAERRFWVRPGRSTAWWDRFTSGAAAPEEWTENFRMSREALVQLSDRLRPHVQGETTKMRAPVDVLTKVACTLFYLSDEGRLRKTADAFGLSRSSVSVFIRQVCRAVSVFLGPDLIRTPSSQQEVEDLAGLRPGPRAAAVPRRRGLHARGGEAAGAAALGLHQRRRGALAQRARSLRLQGLLPGRGGEVARGRARRSHLRRVQAQRRAEGRDDPTVPQRAAAGRSARPGVSPRRRGVPAAAPPDEGVPGGRRDAGGAALQPIVRAAGADPDGAGAPEGALRRPAASHGHQHGRLPFVIHACFVLHNYCEASGEAVSERSLSAALRHERDAQPPASVSEETAEQDAEGQAVRRVLTKFLDT